A genomic window from Vitis riparia cultivar Riparia Gloire de Montpellier isolate 1030 chromosome 16, EGFV_Vit.rip_1.0, whole genome shotgun sequence includes:
- the LOC117934208 gene encoding probable receptor-like protein kinase At5g24010, giving the protein MLHFLSLTLLSLLHFSSSFTPLDNFLINCGSSSNSTVDNRVFVGDSAKPISVSVSAGKSISLTDSNPSPGSSNLYHTARVFTGASRYEFRIHQAGTHFVRFHFWPFNSRNHRLKSAKFGVSLNGYPILRNFTTKNAVIKEYILRVDDKKLEVLFSPEGGSGFGFVNAIEVFSAPGDLIPDYGPRFLSPSGSEEFYNLSSKILETVHRINVGGSILTPFNDTLWRTWINDEDFLVLKSAAKPALTTHTPNYQEGGATQEIAPDNVYMTAQQMNRDNVTSDSRFNISWKFEVGSHSARHLVRLHFCDIVSKSLNLLYFNVYINGLLAVRDLDLSVLTFHELASPYYMDFVVDSDNSGVTRISVGPSDLSPVSARNAILNGVEIMKLVNFVAQQSEDKKKNIWVLVGSIVVGFVVVCLIVLAVLVALKCKKKKPKPRPAESVGWTPLRVASSYSRMSEGTANPYLGPNLYLGLKIPFADIQLATNNFDRSLVIGSGGFGMVYKGVLRDNTRIAVKRGVPGSRQGLPEFQTEITVLSKIRHRHLVSLVGYCEEQSEMILVYEYMDKGPLKTHLYGSELPPLTWKQRLDICIGAARGLHYLHTGSAQGIIHRDIKSTNILLDENYVAKVADFGLSKSGPCLNETHVSTGVKGSFGYLDPEYFRRQQLTDKSDVYSFGVVLLEVLCARPAVDPLLAREQVNLAEWAMQWQQKGLLAKIIDPHLVGKIKPSSLKKFGETAEKCLAEYGVDRPTMGDVLWNLEYVLQLQETGTRRESHEDSDINTSELPSHSAVPLPHSSNIRTERSHGYASGDISTTQVFSQLMTNEGR; this is encoded by the coding sequence ATgcttcactttctctctctaaccctcCTCTCTCTCCTCCACTTCTCTTCATCTTTCACACCTCTAGACAACTTCTTAATCAACTGCGGATCAAGCTCGAACTCCACTGTCGATAACAGGGTCTTTGTTGGTGATTCAGCGAAACCCATTTCGGTTTCCGTCTCTGCAGGCAAGTCCATTTCACTCACAGACTCGAACCCATCTCCAGGCTCGTCCAATCTGTACCACACTGCCAGAGTTTTCACGGGAGCTTCGAGGTATGAGTTCCGTATCCACCAAGCAGGTACCCATTTCGTTCGTTTCCATTTTTGGCCATTCAATTCTCGAAACCATCGTTTGAAATCCGCAAAGTTTGGTGTTTCTCTTAATGGGTATCCGATTCTGAGGAATTTTACCACTAAAAATGCCGTGATAAAGGAATATATCCTGAGGGTTGATGATAAAAAGCTGGAAGTTCTGTTTTCGCCTGAGGGAGGATCTGGGTTTGGTTTTGTTAATGCAATTGAGGTTTTTTCAGCTCCTGGGGATCTGATTCCTGATTATGGGCCTAGATTTCTTAGTCCTAGTGGATCTGAAGAGTTCTATAATCTGTCATCGAAAATTTTGGAAACTGTTCATAGGATCAATGTTGGTGGTTCAATATTAACCCCTTTTAATGATACTTTATGGAGGACTTGGATCAATGATGAGGATTTCTTAGTTCTGAAATCTGCAGCAAAACCTGCACTCACCACACATACCCCTAATTACCAGGAAGGAGGCGCAACCCAGGAAATTGCACCTGATAATGTTTATATGACTGCACAACAGATGAATAGGGATAATGTGACATCGGATTCGAGATTCAATATAAGTTGGAAATTTGAAGTGGGTTCTCATAGTGCCAGGCACTTGGTTAGGTTGCATTTTTGTGATATTGTTAGTAAATCACTTAACTTGCTCTACTTCAATGTGTATATTAATGGGCTGCTTGCGGTCAGGGATCTTGATTTGTCTGTCCTTACATTCCATGAGCTTGCATCACCTTACTATATGGATTTTGTTGTGGATTCGGATAATTCAGGGGTTACGAGGATAAGTGTTGGTCCTTCTGACCTCAGCCCGGTCTCAGCAAGAAATGCAATTTTGAATGGGGTAGAAATCATGAAGTTGGTGAATTTTGTGGCTCAACAAAGCGaggataagaagaaaaatatctgGGTTCTGGTGGGTTCAATTGTTGTGGGGTTTGTTGTTgtatgtttgatagtgcttgCAGTTTTGGTTGCGTTGAAATGCAAGAAGAAGAAACCAAAACCAAGACCTGCTGAGAGTGTAGGTTGGACTCCTTTACGGGTAGCCAGTTCCTACAGCAGGATGTCTGAAGGGACGGCCAATCCATATCTAGGTCCAAATTTATACCTTGGCTTGAAGATCCCTTTTGCTGATATACAACTGGCTACAAACAATTTTGACAGGAGTTTGGTTATTGGTTCGGGTGGCTTCGGTATGGTTTATAAAGGGGTTCTTAGAGACAATACTAGGATTGCCGTGAAGCGAGGTGTGCCGGGGTCTAGGCAGGGCCTCCCTGAATTCCAGACTGAGATAACTGTTTTGTCCAAAATTCGCCATCGTCATCTTGTTTCACTTGTTGGGTATTGTGAAGAACAGTCAGAAATGATACTGGTTTATGAGTACATGGACAAAGGACCATTGAAGACTCATTTGTATGGTTCAGAATTGCCTCCTTTGACTTGGAAGCAGAGGCTCGATATATGCATAGGTGCAGCAAGAGGTCTTCACTATCTTCATACAGGTTCGGCACAGGGAATCATCCATCGTGACATTAAATCAACCAATATTTTGCTTGATGAGAATTATGTTGCTAAGGTGGCTGATTTTGGTCTTTCAAAATCTGGCCCTTGTCTCAATGAAACCCATGTAAGTACTGGTGTAAAGGGTAGTTTTGGCTATCTTGATCCTGAGTATTTTCGGAGGCAGCAGCTCACAGATAAATCAGATGTTTATTCATTTGGGGTTGTGCTTCTTGAAGTGCTTTGTGCTAGACCTGCCGTTGATCCGCTGCTTGCTAGGGAGCAGGTGAATTTAGCTGAATGGGCAATGCAATGGCAGCAGAAAGGCCTGCTTGCTAAAATCATTGATCCTCACCTTGTGGGCAAGATAAAACCAAGCTCTTTAAAAAAGTTTGGAGAAACAGCTGAAAAATGTTTAGCAGAATATGGTGTCGATAGGCCAACCATGGGTGATGTATTATGGAATTTGGAGTATGTACTTCAGCTTCAGGAAACTGGCACACGAAGAGAATCACATGAAGATAGTGATATTAATACATCAGAGCTTCCATCACACAGTGCAGTTCCCTTACCTCATTCTAGCAACATTAGAACAGAGAGAAGCCATGGCTATGCGAGTGGAGACATATCAACAACCCAAGTCTTTTCTCAATTGATGACCAACGAAGGAAGATAG
- the LOC117933055 gene encoding deSI-like protein At4g17486: MTTTMEVVLHIYDVTNSGSEKTNNTIVQINKIFKDGIGLGGIFHSAVQVYGDDEWSFGFCEQGTGVFSCPASKNPMYTYRECIVLGRTNFSIFKVNQILRELSREWPGSSYDLLAKNCNHFCDELCEKLGVPKLPGWVNRFANAGDAAMEVAGNTALRFRQAKTEIVTASKVAYRFLLGVTSNSAVTPESPSNSNRATPRFQGAWFKSLVPSGATGARPSSSSEIENQEDVVRQQPLHEAEAPLRQT; encoded by the exons ATGACGACGACGATGGAGGTGGTGCTCCACATCTATGACGTCACTAATAGTGGCTCAGAGAAGACGAACAACACCATTGTTCAGATCAACAAGATCTTCAAGGACGGTATTGGCCTCGGTGGCATTTTCCACAGCGCTGTGCAG GTTTATGGAGATGATGAATGGTCATTTGGATTCTGTGAACAAGGAACTGGAGTTTTTAGTTGCCCTGCTAGCAAGAATCCAATGTACACATATCGTGAATGCATTGTACTTGGAAGAACAAACTTTTCAATCTTCAAGGTCAATCAAATCCTGAGAGAACTTAGTAGAGAGTGGCCTGGAAGCTCATACGATTTGTTAGCAAAAAATTGCAATCACTTCTGTGATGAGTTATGTGAAAAACTTGGTGTGCCGAAGCTTCCTG GTTGGGTAAACCGGTTCGCCAATGCTGGTGATGCTGCCATGGAAGTAGCAGGAAATACAGCATTGCGG tttagacaagccaagacagAGATCGTAACAGCCAGCAAAGTGGCATACCGATTCCTTTTGGGTGTTACTTCCAACTCAGCAGTCACTCCAGAATCCCCAAGCAATTCGAACAGGGCCACTCCAAGATTCCAAGGTGCTTGGTTTAAAAGCCTTGTTCCTTCTGGTGCCACCGGTGCCAGACCATCCAGTAGTTCAGAAATTGAAAATCAGGAGGATGTTGTACGGCAGCAACCCCTACATGAGGCAGAGGCACCGCTGCGACAGACTTAA
- the LOC117933056 gene encoding uncharacterized protein LOC117933056, whose protein sequence is MDNTACTKVPSAVRKVKKKQVKDELDRQKQAEKKKRRLEKALATSAAIISELEKKKQKKKEEQQRLDEEGAAIAEAVALHVLLGEDSDDSRKMALKKDEGFNPWDCATSIDLLMGGRSGIPCQGPTKCSLNEIEWVSNVYESGCEWNYLGNGDWSVSSGPFRRDLHPPYFEEGSWETTEISAGLLAAQAVSSLQIAEDAPVDTIVFNGMLRG, encoded by the coding sequence ATGGATAACACAGCATGTACTAAAGTTCCGTCTGCTGTTagaaaagtgaagaagaagCAAGTGAAAGATGAGTTGGATCGTCAAAAACAGGCTGAGAAAAAAAAGAGGCGCTTGGAGAAAGCCCTAGCTACTTCTGCTGCAATTATATCTGAACtggaaaagaagaaacagaaaaagaaagaggaacaGCAGAGGCTTGATGAAGAGGGAGCTGCAATTGCTGAGGCAGTTGCTCTGCATGTCCTACTTGGTGAAGACTCGGATGATTCGCGTAAGATGGCGCTGAAGAAAGATGAGGGGTTCAACCCATGGGATTGTGCTACCAGTATTGACCTCTTGATGGGTGGAAGATCTGGCATTCCTTGTCAGGGCCCAACAAAATGCTCACTCAACGAAATTGAGTGGGTCTCTAATGTTTACGAATCAGGGTGCGAATGGAATTATTTGGGCAATGGTGACTGGTCAGTCTCATCTGGGCCTTTTAGAAGAGATCTCCATCCTCCATATTTTGAGGAGGGAAGTTGGGAGACAACAGAAATCTCAGCCGGGCTTTTAGCAGCACAGGCTGTTTCATCACTCCAAATTGCAGAAGATGCACCAGTGGACACCATTGTTTTCAATGGAATGTTAAGAGGGTAA